A single window of Anaerocolumna chitinilytica DNA harbors:
- a CDS encoding putative polysaccharide biosynthesis protein: protein MESYNRIYQGSTRGENKSNNLLVQGSILAAASIIVRIIGVVYRIPLTYLIGDEGMGYYSYAFNIYNIALILSSYSLPLAVSKLIAARDTKKQYKNSYLVFLCALGFAVAAGTAFALILYFGADFFAAVISKQPAVAIPLRVLAPTILVFAIMGVLRGFFQGKKTMLPTSISQIIEQVVNAVVSVVAAYYLMHSHSASENIAAYGAAGGTLGTLIGAMASLIFLAFIFSLYKPIVDKQLRKDKNTSEESVSDIVKVFGFTVLPVILSQTVYNISSVIDGSVFSHVLAGKGLADTGRSALWGIYSNKYNILVNVPISIASAMAVAIVPSIVSSREEGLHLLVKEKIHDSIKFNMLIAIPSAFGIGVLASPLLQLLFGDASTLPAAMLSIGSVAIVFYALSTLTNAVLQGINKMHLPVIHSVIALVLHIIVLYVLLQFFNLGAYALVVGNVVFALIVSVLNWISVAKLINYKQEIKKTFLIPAGCSVFMAGVAYLVYWLVFNVTKSNALSTLLAVMLAMVVYAVLLLLFKVVTETELIKMPLGRTLARIAVKLHLL from the coding sequence ATGGAATCATACAACAGGATATACCAGGGTAGTACCAGGGGAGAAAATAAAAGCAATAACTTATTAGTTCAGGGAAGTATATTAGCCGCTGCATCCATAATAGTCAGAATCATCGGAGTTGTTTACAGAATACCTTTGACTTATCTGATTGGGGATGAGGGAATGGGATATTACAGCTATGCATTTAATATTTATAATATAGCTTTAATACTATCCTCTTATAGTCTTCCTCTGGCAGTGTCCAAATTAATAGCTGCCAGGGATACAAAAAAGCAATATAAGAACTCTTATCTGGTATTCCTCTGTGCTCTTGGATTTGCCGTTGCAGCAGGAACAGCCTTTGCATTGATCTTATACTTTGGAGCGGATTTCTTTGCCGCTGTCATTTCAAAGCAGCCGGCAGTTGCCATTCCTTTAAGAGTATTAGCGCCTACCATACTGGTTTTTGCAATTATGGGAGTGCTAAGAGGATTTTTTCAGGGGAAGAAAACCATGCTTCCCACCTCTATCTCTCAGATAATTGAGCAGGTAGTGAATGCGGTGGTCAGTGTTGTAGCAGCCTATTACCTCATGCATAGCCACAGTGCCTCTGAAAATATTGCTGCTTACGGTGCGGCAGGAGGTACTTTAGGAACTTTAATCGGAGCTATGGCATCCCTGATTTTTCTGGCCTTTATCTTTTCACTGTATAAACCAATTGTAGATAAACAGCTTAGAAAGGATAAAAATACCTCAGAGGAGTCGGTGTCTGATATCGTAAAAGTATTTGGGTTTACAGTATTACCGGTAATATTAAGCCAGACAGTTTATAATATCAGTTCGGTTATTGATGGTTCCGTTTTTTCACATGTTTTAGCCGGAAAGGGATTAGCGGATACGGGACGTTCCGCACTTTGGGGGATATACTCCAATAAATATAATATTCTTGTAAATGTACCTATTTCTATCGCTTCCGCCATGGCAGTGGCGATAGTTCCAAGTATTGTTTCCTCCAGAGAAGAAGGATTACATCTGCTGGTAAAGGAAAAAATACATGATTCCATCAAATTTAATATGCTGATAGCCATACCAAGTGCCTTTGGAATAGGGGTTTTGGCTTCACCTCTTCTGCAGCTGCTCTTTGGGGATGCCAGTACTTTACCGGCTGCTATGCTTTCCATAGGCTCTGTTGCAATCGTATTTTATGCACTTTCAACACTTACCAATGCTGTATTGCAAGGAATTAACAAGATGCATCTTCCGGTTATACATTCGGTGATAGCTTTAGTATTACATATCATTGTATTATACGTTTTATTGCAATTTTTTAACCTTGGAGCTTATGCGCTTGTAGTAGGCAATGTGGTATTTGCCCTGATTGTGAGCGTATTGAACTGGATATCGGTGGCTAAGTTAATAAATTACAAGCAGGAAATCAAAAAAACTTTTTTGATTCCGGCAGGCTGCTCGGTATTTATGGCAGGAGTGGCTTATCTCGTGTACTGGTTAGTGTTTAATGTCACAAAGAGCAATGCTCTTAGTACACTGCTAGCAGTTATGTTAGCAATGGTCGT
- a CDS encoding DUF3048 domain-containing protein yields MKKVIVIMLAVLTAVSLIGCSKGDKKGNAEVTPQATPTVESTPTDTPEVTATPTEESHEGQMKSYLTGLWVPEEVGNKRPFAIMFNNIEYASPQSGTKEASILYEALAEGGITRLMGVFEKLNDKRIGSIRSARHYFVSVADEYDAIFVHYGQTTYATKKIAQLGIDTLSGLSSIGETVFYRDNSIKAPHNAFTSKEGIEKGMKIKKYETEYPSDYKGHFTFYDEDTIPVSENEVSKLSLEFSSISKPYFTYDDSTKTYLRYQFGKAHIDKNTGKQLAYKNIIIQLVKEWNKDKNGYQTMDIENAEGKGYYITDGKMTKITWKKNESTKKMRYYNNSGEELTINPGKTYIALFPLNREEYIEIN; encoded by the coding sequence ATGAAGAAAGTGATTGTAATTATGTTGGCGGTATTAACCGCAGTTTCATTAATTGGATGCAGTAAAGGAGATAAGAAAGGGAATGCGGAAGTTACTCCACAGGCAACACCCACAGTGGAAAGTACCCCTACGGATACACCGGAAGTTACTGCGACCCCTACCGAAGAGAGCCACGAAGGGCAGATGAAGAGCTATCTTACCGGCTTATGGGTACCAGAGGAAGTTGGTAATAAACGACCTTTTGCTATTATGTTTAATAATATAGAATATGCTTCTCCCCAAAGCGGCACAAAGGAAGCTTCCATTCTTTATGAGGCTCTGGCAGAGGGCGGTATCACAAGGCTTATGGGTGTTTTTGAGAAATTAAATGATAAAAGAATTGGTTCCATAAGAAGTGCCAGGCATTATTTCGTAAGTGTTGCTGATGAATATGATGCTATTTTTGTCCATTATGGTCAAACCACCTATGCTACGAAGAAGATAGCGCAATTGGGCATTGATACACTTAGCGGCCTCAGCAGTATTGGTGAAACCGTATTTTACCGCGATAACTCTATTAAAGCGCCCCACAATGCATTTACCTCCAAAGAAGGTATTGAAAAGGGAATGAAGATAAAGAAATATGAGACCGAGTATCCATCGGATTACAAAGGACATTTCACATTCTATGATGAAGATACTATTCCGGTCAGTGAAAATGAAGTTTCTAAATTAAGCCTTGAATTCTCCAGTATATCAAAGCCTTATTTTACTTATGACGACAGCACAAAGACCTATTTAAGATATCAGTTCGGTAAAGCTCATATTGATAAGAATACAGGAAAACAGCTGGCATATAAGAATATTATCATTCAGTTGGTAAAAGAATGGAACAAAGATAAAAATGGTTACCAGACAATGGATATTGAAAATGCCGAAGGCAAGGGGTATTATATTACGGATGGAAAAATGACTAAGATAACCTGGAAGAAGAACGAGAGCACCAAGAAAATGAGATATTACAATAATTCAGGTGAGGAACTTACCATTAATCCGGGAAAAACTTATATTGCCCTGTTTCCGTTAAACAGAGAAGAATATATCGAAATAAATTGA
- the ybeY gene encoding rRNA maturation RNase YbeY, whose amino-acid sequence MTLNFEYETEIELKLDYEPLIRRVVERSLDTENCPYEVELNIILTDNTEIQAINKEYRGIDSPTDVLSFPMVDYETPADFSHLEEEADDYFNPETGELLLGDIIISVEKVMGQAKEYGHSEERELGFLTAHSMLHLFGYDHMEEEEKAVMEEKQREILDSLEITRD is encoded by the coding sequence TTGACACTGAATTTTGAATATGAAACAGAAATAGAATTAAAGCTTGACTATGAACCTCTTATCCGCAGAGTTGTGGAAAGGTCTTTAGATACAGAGAATTGTCCTTATGAAGTGGAGTTAAATATAATACTAACAGACAATACCGAGATACAGGCAATTAATAAAGAGTATCGTGGTATTGACTCACCGACGGATGTCCTGTCTTTTCCAATGGTAGATTATGAGACACCTGCCGATTTTTCCCACTTGGAAGAGGAAGCGGATGATTATTTTAATCCGGAAACAGGAGAGCTTCTCCTTGGAGATATTATCATTTCTGTGGAGAAAGTTATGGGACAGGCAAAAGAATATGGTCATTCTGAAGAAAGAGAATTAGGCTTTTTAACTGCCCACAGTATGCTTCATTTATTTGGATACGATCATATGGAAGAGGAAGAGAAGGCTGTAATGGAAGAAAAACAGAGAGAGATTCTAGACAGCCTTGAGATAACAAGAGATTAG
- a CDS encoding HDIG domain-containing metalloprotein: protein MIGAIGLLKAGILGILLAILMILYIGRSKKDYLAVISAVLLSIPGIMWGNTDFMPVVFLSSAFIAVVLGKEISIFYTLILYIYVNSLGFMGKKEGIFFLVTGLLISLLIENVKNKRLFFYFLLIILSADTILLLISCNLSITVFVKTHPAVMIVLTAGSVILGCMAGDYYRKKVTIQVTNSANDVIETNLDNLLNDNFELYRLLKASDKLYHHSEMIGVISESAALAAGLNGTLAKAGGFYHEIGRLKGKDYVSTGVAIAKEYQLPESIINIIQSHNLKLDKPTSPEGAVVMFTVSLVAAVEYFQSSKSHEESIPRLMKKFTENLFAMRLEKDSLANCNLTVNQYIRLKEFYMDYFGNEEE, encoded by the coding sequence ATGATAGGAGCTATTGGGCTTTTAAAAGCAGGAATACTTGGTATACTCTTAGCGATTCTGATGATTTTATATATAGGTAGAAGTAAGAAGGATTATTTGGCTGTTATAAGTGCTGTTCTTTTATCAATCCCGGGTATCATGTGGGGGAATACAGACTTTATGCCGGTGGTCTTTCTTAGTTCCGCCTTTATAGCAGTTGTATTAGGCAAAGAAATCAGTATATTTTATACCTTAATCCTTTATATTTATGTGAATTCTCTTGGGTTTATGGGGAAGAAGGAAGGAATATTTTTTCTTGTAACCGGTCTATTGATCAGCCTGCTCATTGAAAATGTTAAAAATAAAAGGTTATTTTTCTACTTTTTGCTGATAATATTATCCGCGGATACGATCCTGCTACTTATTAGCTGCAATTTATCAATCACTGTATTTGTAAAGACCCATCCAGCTGTAATGATTGTATTGACAGCAGGATCAGTAATACTAGGGTGCATGGCTGGAGATTATTACAGAAAGAAAGTAACCATCCAAGTAACGAATTCTGCAAATGATGTAATCGAAACGAATCTCGATAATTTATTAAATGATAATTTTGAATTATATCGTTTATTAAAGGCCTCTGATAAGCTTTATCATCATTCGGAAATGATTGGGGTTATATCAGAAAGTGCTGCCTTAGCTGCCGGTCTGAATGGCACTCTGGCAAAAGCCGGAGGGTTTTACCATGAAATCGGAAGGCTTAAAGGGAAGGATTATGTAAGTACAGGTGTTGCGATTGCAAAAGAATACCAGTTACCGGAGAGCATTATTAATATCATTCAATCCCATAACCTGAAATTGGACAAACCCACCTCACCGGAAGGTGCAGTTGTTATGTTTACAGTAAGTTTGGTGGCTGCGGTGGAATATTTTCAGTCCAGTAAAAGTCATGAAGAAAGTATTCCAAGACTTATGAAGAAATTTACGGAGAATCTATTTGCCATGAGACTTGAAAAGGATAGCCTCGCTAACTGTAACCTGACAGTAAATCAATACATAAGATTAAAAGAATTTTACATGGACTATTTTGGAAACGAGGAGGAGTAA
- a CDS encoding PhoH family protein produces MSLMETIIDVPLEHEKNVFGQFDAYVKIIERTLGVTIIVRDGEIKLIGENDNVVKAKSVFMNLLELSKRGNVITEQNVSYALSLSQDNKEAAIVEIDQDLICHTIAGKQIKPKTLGQKSYVDFIRKKMITFGVGPAGTGKTYLAMAMAVTAFKNDEVGKIILTRPAIEAGEKLGFLPGDLQSKVDPYLRPLYDALYQIMGAEGYLKNTEKGLIEVAPLAYMRGRTLENAFIILDEAQNTTPAQMKMFLTRIGFGSKVVITGDLTQKDLPSGTQSGLDIALRVLNKIEDIGFAYLTGQDVVRHPLVQKIVMAYDAYESKVNKTELKREKFTRRGPKGTVSKDSDRGYHRKRQG; encoded by the coding sequence ATGAGTCTGATGGAAACGATAATTGATGTGCCTCTTGAGCATGAAAAGAATGTATTTGGACAATTTGATGCCTATGTCAAGATAATAGAAAGAACCCTTGGGGTTACTATCATTGTCAGAGACGGTGAGATAAAGCTTATAGGCGAAAATGATAATGTTGTGAAAGCGAAAAGTGTATTTATGAACCTGCTGGAATTATCAAAGCGGGGAAATGTAATAACAGAACAAAACGTAAGTTATGCCCTGTCCTTAAGCCAGGACAATAAAGAAGCTGCTATTGTTGAGATTGATCAGGATTTAATCTGCCATACGATTGCTGGTAAACAGATTAAACCTAAGACCTTAGGACAGAAATCCTATGTGGATTTTATTCGAAAGAAGATGATTACTTTTGGAGTAGGTCCGGCTGGAACAGGTAAAACCTATCTGGCTATGGCAATGGCAGTAACGGCATTTAAAAATGATGAAGTGGGTAAGATAATTCTTACCAGACCTGCCATAGAAGCCGGAGAAAAGTTAGGTTTTCTGCCCGGAGACTTACAGAGTAAGGTTGACCCCTATTTAAGACCGCTCTATGATGCCCTTTATCAGATAATGGGAGCAGAAGGGTATTTGAAAAACACTGAAAAGGGATTAATCGAGGTTGCCCCCTTAGCATATATGAGAGGCCGTACACTGGAAAATGCATTTATTATTCTGGATGAGGCACAGAACACCACGCCTGCACAGATGAAGATGTTCCTGACACGTATCGGTTTTGGTTCGAAAGTAGTTATAACTGGTGACTTGACCCAGAAGGACTTACCGAGCGGGACTCAATCAGGGCTTGATATTGCACTAAGAGTATTAAACAAGATTGAAGATATCGGATTTGCATACCTTACTGGTCAGGATGTCGTAAGGCATCCCCTTGTTCAAAAAATTGTTATGGCTTATGATGCATACGAAAGCAAGGTAAATAAGACAGAGTTAAAACGTGAAAAATTTACCAGAAGGGGTCCGAAAGGAACCGTATCAAAGGATTCCGATAGAGGGTACCACAGGAAGAGACAAGGCTGA
- the yqfD gene encoding sporulation protein YqfD, with the protein MIIKLIYWLRGYLLVRLKGVSAERFINLCSKHYIYLWDLKPNGDDYEFLIKLKDYYKLKPLARKTKTLPLIKKRYGLPFVIQRYKKRSGYVLGFLLFLVILYILSLYIWDINVTGGYTYTQEAMVKFLRNNEIQPGLRKKDIDCQGIEDLIRHSYNDIGWVSAEIKGTRLIVKITETNMPSPAVTATKECHIIASKDCIITKIVTRTGTPKVHVGDVVKKGDILVSGVVDIIGDNGLLVRKQPVIADADITGKTFYDYSDKFSLYYNDKLYTGNEKKAYVLSILLKKINLFRPRIPYDKYDIIGNEFTLHLNDEFYLPVSLTANRYLEFKEEKKKYSKEEAKALAEKRLERFKAKLIENDVVILENNVTFAEKGNNYIASGKIVVLESVKKYKAIDDSEWRIIDTDESDGNDN; encoded by the coding sequence ATGATAATAAAGCTGATTTACTGGCTCCGGGGATATCTTCTGGTTCGGTTAAAAGGAGTATCTGCTGAGCGTTTTATTAATTTATGCAGTAAGCACTATATTTATTTATGGGATTTAAAGCCGAATGGTGATGATTATGAATTTCTAATTAAGCTAAAAGATTATTATAAATTGAAACCACTTGCAAGAAAAACAAAAACTTTGCCGCTTATCAAAAAAAGATATGGTCTTCCCTTTGTCATACAGCGTTACAAGAAACGAAGCGGGTATGTATTAGGTTTTTTGCTCTTTTTGGTGATTTTATACATATTATCCTTATATATTTGGGATATAAATGTTACTGGTGGCTATACTTATACCCAGGAGGCAATGGTAAAATTTCTGCGAAACAATGAGATACAGCCAGGACTTCGCAAGAAGGATATTGACTGTCAGGGAATTGAGGATTTAATTCGCCACAGTTACAATGATATTGGCTGGGTTTCAGCCGAAATAAAAGGTACAAGACTAATTGTAAAAATAACAGAGACCAATATGCCTTCACCAGCTGTTACAGCCACGAAGGAATGCCATATCATTGCTTCTAAAGATTGTATTATTACTAAAATAGTAACAAGAACCGGGACTCCTAAGGTGCATGTCGGAGATGTCGTAAAAAAAGGAGATATATTGGTATCCGGCGTTGTTGATATTATAGGTGATAACGGATTGCTTGTCAGAAAACAACCGGTAATTGCAGATGCAGATATTACCGGGAAAACATTTTATGATTATTCTGATAAATTCTCCTTATACTATAATGATAAGCTCTATACCGGAAATGAAAAAAAGGCTTATGTACTTTCCATTTTATTGAAGAAAATAAATTTGTTCAGACCTAGAATTCCATATGATAAATATGATATAATTGGGAATGAATTTACGCTGCATCTGAATGATGAATTTTATCTACCGGTTTCTTTGACAGCAAACCGATATTTGGAGTTCAAGGAAGAAAAGAAAAAATATTCAAAAGAGGAAGCAAAAGCTTTGGCAGAAAAGAGATTGGAACGCTTTAAAGCGAAGCTTATAGAAAATGATGTGGTTATACTGGAGAATAATGTCACATTTGCTGAAAAAGGGAATAATTATATAGCAAGCGGTAAGATAGTGGTGTTAGAATCCGTGAAGAAGTATAAAGCAATTGATGACAGTGAGTGGAGGATTATTGATACGGATGAGTCTGATGGAAACGATAATTGA
- a CDS encoding YabP/YqfC family sporulation protein → MQHKFKSLHEKNKQTSNKTLYSSMEKNKKKEEAARRSFLETLSDQLKLPADMLVGAPIVTAMGRNEVCIENYKGILEYNDTFIKILSKIGTIRIEGKNLNISYFTNDEMRITGLVSAITYITQKE, encoded by the coding sequence ATGCAGCATAAATTCAAATCCTTACATGAAAAGAATAAGCAAACTTCCAATAAAACATTATATAGCAGTATGGAGAAAAATAAGAAAAAAGAAGAGGCGGCCAGAAGGAGCTTTCTAGAAACACTATCGGACCAGTTAAAATTACCGGCGGATATGTTGGTAGGGGCTCCTATTGTAACAGCTATGGGAAGAAATGAAGTATGCATTGAGAATTATAAGGGTATCCTGGAATATAATGACACATTTATAAAGATACTATCTAAGATCGGCACCATAAGGATTGAAGGAAAAAACTTAAATATTTCTTACTTCACAAATGATGAAATGCGCATAACCGGCTTGGTATCTGCCATAACTTATATAACACAGAAAGAGTAG
- the rpsU gene encoding 30S ribosomal protein S21, with protein MSNVIVKDNETLDSALRRFKRNCAKAGIQQEIRKREHYEKPSVRRKKKSEAARKRKFK; from the coding sequence ATGTCAAATGTTATTGTAAAAGATAATGAGACTTTAGATAGTGCTCTACGTCGATTCAAGAGAAACTGTGCGAAGGCAGGCATTCAGCAGGAAATCCGTAAAAGAGAGCATTATGAGAAGCCGAGCGTAAGACGTAAGAAAAAGTCTGAAGCAGCTCGTAAGCGTAAATTCAAATAA
- a CDS encoding methyl-accepting chemotaxis protein gives MKVGLNSNRVNNFNVILIWGLSTLLIIQSFISKGTEYGRNVLIATYLAALFSTILTLICKKFEKLSYLTAILIPLSVTISSSFLNHIEGGAITVRVFLIYTGSFAMATLYFNRYILIGYTAVFNFFIIGFFLYDPQGLLGDIHTPTEFVTRLFCLDLMMFIFYFSTKWGSEYINSAVSKETEAVKMTEKLGNTLDVIEENTSQLNNAIARIFQYIKNIEEVSNQTTQVVDKIAEGVSREAESTGEIAKMAANARGTIKETKIISANTIGNSSEMQEIISSNSEGIEEMLHQMQTIENAVGTAMETVVDLKDSMEQINQFMANITAIASQTNLLALNAAIEAARAGEAGQGFAVVAEEVRKLAEMSSKTVKEVLMVVEKLQGAATQTHDKVLDGREAVTAGTKVIEEVKDRFVKLKKNSEQINNQIEQQDSKISEINSTFSLILDQLENISGLSSEHAASTEEILASMEEQNQSIHIATGEITEMQLISTSLRNELKA, from the coding sequence GTGAAGGTAGGGTTAAACAGTAATAGAGTAAATAACTTTAATGTCATTCTTATATGGGGACTGTCCACACTATTAATTATTCAGTCCTTTATCAGTAAAGGTACAGAATATGGAAGAAATGTTCTTATTGCAACCTATTTGGCGGCTTTGTTTTCGACGATATTAACACTGATCTGCAAGAAATTTGAAAAGCTCTCATATCTAACAGCAATACTGATTCCTTTATCGGTTACGATATCCTCAAGCTTCTTAAATCATATTGAGGGCGGTGCCATAACTGTAAGAGTGTTCCTTATCTATACCGGCAGCTTTGCCATGGCCACCCTATACTTTAACCGTTATATCCTGATTGGATATACCGCTGTTTTTAATTTCTTTATTATTGGTTTCTTCCTTTATGATCCTCAGGGATTACTGGGAGATATCCATACACCAACTGAATTTGTAACAAGATTATTTTGCCTTGACCTTATGATGTTTATATTTTATTTCTCAACAAAGTGGGGGAGCGAGTATATTAACTCTGCTGTTTCAAAAGAGACCGAAGCAGTGAAAATGACAGAAAAGCTAGGAAATACTCTAGATGTAATAGAAGAGAACACCTCACAGCTTAATAATGCAATTGCAAGAATATTTCAATACATAAAGAATATTGAGGAGGTCAGCAATCAGACGACACAGGTTGTTGATAAGATTGCAGAAGGAGTTTCAAGAGAGGCAGAAAGCACCGGCGAGATTGCGAAAATGGCTGCGAATGCCAGAGGAACAATTAAGGAAACCAAGATAATTTCGGCAAATACTATTGGTAATTCAAGCGAGATGCAAGAAATCATTTCTTCGAATTCAGAAGGTATTGAAGAAATGCTGCATCAGATGCAGACTATTGAAAATGCAGTTGGAACCGCAATGGAGACAGTTGTTGATTTAAAGGACAGTATGGAGCAGATAAATCAATTTATGGCAAATATTACAGCCATTGCAAGCCAGACCAATCTGCTGGCTTTGAACGCAGCCATTGAAGCCGCCAGGGCAGGTGAAGCGGGTCAGGGTTTTGCAGTAGTAGCTGAGGAAGTCAGAAAACTTGCTGAAATGAGTTCAAAAACTGTGAAAGAAGTCCTTATGGTTGTAGAGAAGCTGCAGGGAGCAGCCACGCAGACCCATGATAAGGTTTTGGACGGCAGAGAAGCGGTTACAGCAGGTACTAAGGTCATTGAAGAAGTAAAAGACCGTTTTGTCAAGCTTAAAAAGAATTCCGAGCAGATTAACAATCAGATAGAACAGCAGGATTCCAAGATTTCTGAGATTAATAGTACTTTTTCCTTAATTCTGGATCAGCTTGAGAATATATCCGGTTTATCCTCGGAGCATGCAGCATCTACGGAGGAAATTCTGGCCTCTATGGAAGAGCAGAATCAAAGTATTCATATAGCTACAGGAGAAATAACAGAAATGCAGTTAATAAGCACCAGCCTAAGGAATGAGCTTAAAGCATAG